GTTATAATCCCTCTCTATGAAAACTACAAAAGTCAAAGGTGAAGATTACGGACGTGTTTTTTTATATACCCTAAGTACCTGTATCTGGTGCAAAAAAACCAAAGAATTTCTGAAAAATTCCAACGTAGAATTTGAGTATTGTGATGTTGACCTGCTGGACGAAAAGGACCAGGAGCTGACAGAAAGAGAAATGAGAGAACTTAATCCCGGCGGCGGCTTTCCGACTATTATTATAAATAACAATGATATTATTTCCGGTTATCAACCCGAGAAAATAAGCGATGTTTTAGGTCTTTGATGGCTAAATCTCCTTCAGATTCGGAAATAAATGAGGCCTTTGAAAAATTATCTAAAGACGCTGAAAAATCGGGTTATCATCTGAACCCTGATTCAGGTTTTACCAAAGACTTGATACGCTCACTTCTGGTCAATCAGGACCGTTACGGCTATCAGGCCTGTCCCTGTAGACTGGCAGCCGGAAAAAAAGCAGAAGACCTGGACATTATTTGCCCCTGTAACTATCGTGATGCTGATGTGGTTGAATTTAACGCCTGTTACTGCGGATTATATG
This region of Candidatus Margulisiibacteriota bacterium genomic DNA includes:
- a CDS encoding ferredoxin-thioredoxin reductase catalytic domain-containing protein, producing MAKSPSDSEINEAFEKLSKDAEKSGYHLNPDSGFTKDLIRSLLVNQDRYGYQACPCRLAAGKKAEDLDIICPCNYRDADVVEFNACYCGLYVSDKVVKNKLPVKSIPERRPAPEQRKNQNENAKTAQFAYPIWRCQVCGYLCAREKAPDLCPICKVSSERFELFG
- a CDS encoding glutaredoxin family protein, with protein sequence MKTTKVKGEDYGRVFLYTLSTCIWCKKTKEFLKNSNVEFEYCDVDLLDEKDQELTEREMRELNPGGGFPTIIINNNDIISGYQPEKISDVLGL